In Acidobacteriota bacterium, one genomic interval encodes:
- a CDS encoding type IV toxin-antitoxin system AbiEi family antitoxin — MKSGKRPKARQYLEQLATAGRYSFTGREARAALGVSTSAALLALNRLARQGLLASPARSFYVIVPPEYRSLGCLPAEQFVPDLMKWLKRPYYVCLLSAAEFHGAAHQRPQALQVFLEGPRRPIICGRVRVTFLVRKQLRAVPVQTVNTPRGGVLVSTPEATALDLVGYAQQAGGLNLVATVLSELAERIDAQKLATAANAAPIVWAQRLGHLLQRVGAADKTGPLQEHVRARAQKATPLAPGTAFHTRPRDGVWKVYVNTTVETDQ, encoded by the coding sequence ATGAAATCCGGAAAACGGCCGAAGGCCCGGCAGTACCTGGAACAACTGGCCACCGCGGGGCGCTACAGCTTTACCGGGCGCGAGGCCCGAGCAGCTCTGGGCGTCTCCACCAGCGCCGCCCTCCTCGCGCTGAATCGGCTCGCCAGACAGGGACTTCTCGCATCCCCGGCGAGAAGCTTCTATGTCATCGTACCGCCGGAATATCGGTCGCTCGGTTGCCTTCCTGCCGAGCAGTTTGTTCCCGACCTCATGAAGTGGCTGAAGCGGCCCTACTACGTGTGCCTCCTGTCGGCCGCGGAGTTTCACGGCGCGGCGCATCAGCGCCCGCAGGCCCTGCAGGTCTTTCTCGAGGGCCCGCGCCGGCCGATCATCTGCGGTCGCGTCCGTGTGACCTTTCTGGTGCGCAAGCAACTGCGGGCCGTGCCCGTGCAGACCGTCAACACCCCGCGCGGTGGCGTGCTCGTATCAACGCCCGAGGCGACGGCGCTCGACCTTGTTGGATACGCACAGCAGGCTGGCGGCCTCAATCTAGTGGCGACCGTACTCTCGGAACTGGCCGAGCGCATTGACGCCCAGAAGCTCGCGACTGCGGCGAACGCGGCTCCGATTGTGTGGGCGCAACGGCTCGGTCACCTCCTTCAGCGCGTAGGAGCTGCGGACAAGACCGGGCCACTGCAGGAGCATGTGCGAGCTCGCGCGCAGAAGGCAACGCCGCTCGCGCCGGGGACTGCCTTCCATACGAGGCCGCGCGATGGCGTGTGGAAGGTCTACGTGAACACCACCGTGGAAACGGACCAGTGA
- a CDS encoding helix-turn-helix transcriptional regulator: MRFEGRVFKVGHHWAVEVAILGVVSQGRTRSDALEMIADAVESLVNKKGFEVSVFAGIGEHFEIGASDQAALTALLLRRTRLKAGLSLAEVSAKLGAKSLNAYARYEQGRTTPSVQKLSDLLSAVVPNRDFVLVESRARG, from the coding sequence ATGCGATTCGAAGGTCGCGTGTTCAAGGTAGGCCACCACTGGGCTGTCGAGGTCGCGATCCTCGGAGTCGTGTCGCAGGGGCGCACGCGCAGCGACGCACTGGAGATGATCGCCGACGCTGTCGAGTCCCTCGTGAACAAGAAGGGGTTCGAGGTCTCGGTCTTCGCCGGTATCGGCGAGCATTTCGAGATCGGTGCGTCGGACCAGGCCGCGCTCACGGCACTGCTCCTTCGTCGCACGCGACTCAAGGCCGGGCTCAGTCTGGCCGAGGTCTCCGCCAAGCTCGGCGCCAAGTCGCTGAACGCGTATGCTCGCTATGAACAGGGGCGCACGACGCCGAGTGTGCAGAAGCTGTCGGATCTATTGTCGGCTGTCGTTCCTAACCGGGACTTCGTGTTGGTCGAGAGCCGGGCTCGCGGATGA
- a CDS encoding type II toxin-antitoxin system HicA family toxin, whose product MKRRDLEKRLHEIGWHLIRHGARHDVWARGDHELVVPRHGEINDYTAKAILREAGGKR is encoded by the coding sequence CTGAAACGTCGTGACCTTGAGAAGAGGCTCCACGAGATAGGCTGGCATCTGATCCGGCACGGCGCACGTCACGACGTCTGGGCACGCGGCGACCACGAGCTTGTCGTCCCGAGACACGGCGAGATCAATGATTACACCGCGAAGGCGATCCTCAGAGAGGCCGGAGGGAAACGGTAA
- a CDS encoding histidine kinase has protein sequence MSGLQGCAPDLWPALSILALLVFLGSYSWRRRNVRGATPFAFACLFGALWVVGAIGEISATDFAGKKFWVEYQAVCQLPTATAICCFVLAYAGLGRWLTRRNLSLLALPCVLVVVAVVSNDVHHLQWTAFRMDGHVVASLGTLGWAFVAYGSLLGVVNFLVLLWFAIRFPQHRWPAGIMLLGQIIGRGSFVLDKIYPGTLGPGGSVSLVVGVLAAAYALAFFGFHVFDPVPLARAKVIEQMQEGMLVLDTLGRIVDVNSAAGRMLAGPVADLRGRSAAEVLAVEPGPLIQADRAHLTHAEISRGAGPTLRHYTVNPTPLTDRRKRVLGHLVLLYDVTDQKRLDEQRIEQHRMAAVLQERESLARELHDGIGQVLGYVSMQAQTAAKWVQDGNPEKARTLLDRLAGVARDAHADVRESILNLRGTSPQDWALIPALREHLNAFQAHYGVRAELRVGEGVEENCFSPAAGVQILRVAHEALSNARKHGTAQAVNVSMERDAGHVGVTISDDGRGFDADMVKPGSDGHFGLLFMRERIEKVGGSLMVDSSAGSGTVVRICLPLRDRVEEST, from the coding sequence ATGAGCGGATTGCAGGGGTGCGCCCCCGATCTCTGGCCGGCGTTGAGCATCCTCGCCCTGTTGGTCTTCCTGGGATCCTACAGCTGGCGTCGCCGCAACGTGCGGGGAGCCACCCCCTTCGCGTTCGCGTGTCTGTTCGGGGCGCTCTGGGTCGTCGGGGCCATCGGGGAGATCTCAGCGACCGATTTCGCCGGCAAGAAGTTCTGGGTCGAGTACCAGGCCGTCTGCCAGTTGCCGACCGCGACAGCCATTTGCTGCTTCGTCCTGGCGTACGCGGGACTGGGCCGGTGGCTCACGCGTCGCAACCTGAGTCTTCTGGCGCTGCCTTGTGTGCTCGTCGTTGTGGCTGTGGTGAGCAACGACGTTCATCACCTGCAGTGGACGGCGTTCCGAATGGACGGGCATGTGGTGGCGTCCCTCGGAACGTTGGGCTGGGCCTTCGTCGCCTACGGGTCGTTGTTGGGCGTGGTCAATTTCCTCGTTCTGCTGTGGTTCGCCATTCGTTTTCCTCAGCATCGCTGGCCGGCGGGCATCATGCTGCTCGGCCAGATCATCGGACGCGGATCGTTCGTCCTCGACAAGATCTACCCCGGCACCCTGGGACCGGGAGGCTCGGTATCCCTTGTTGTGGGGGTTCTGGCTGCCGCCTATGCACTGGCCTTCTTTGGCTTCCACGTCTTCGACCCTGTCCCCCTGGCGCGGGCCAAAGTCATCGAACAGATGCAGGAAGGCATGCTGGTGCTGGACACCCTGGGGCGAATCGTTGACGTGAACTCCGCGGCCGGCCGCATGCTGGCCGGACCCGTGGCCGACTTGAGGGGCCGCAGCGCAGCCGAAGTACTGGCGGTAGAACCCGGGCCGCTCATCCAAGCCGACCGGGCGCACCTGACGCATGCCGAAATCAGCCGGGGTGCCGGCCCGACTCTCCGGCACTACACCGTGAATCCCACACCGCTGACGGACCGGAGGAAGCGGGTTCTCGGTCACCTGGTCCTGCTCTATGACGTCACCGATCAGAAGCGCCTGGATGAACAGCGAATCGAGCAGCACCGGATGGCAGCCGTCCTGCAAGAGCGCGAGAGTCTGGCGAGAGAATTACACGACGGCATCGGGCAGGTGCTCGGATACGTCAGCATGCAGGCGCAGACAGCGGCGAAGTGGGTGCAGGACGGGAATCCCGAGAAGGCCCGAACGCTGCTCGACCGCCTTGCAGGGGTGGCGCGGGATGCGCACGCCGACGTGCGCGAGTCGATTCTCAATCTGCGGGGCACCTCACCGCAGGATTGGGCGCTCATCCCAGCCCTGCGTGAGCATCTCAACGCCTTTCAGGCGCACTACGGCGTCCGTGCTGAACTCCGCGTGGGCGAGGGAGTCGAGGAGAACTGCTTCAGTCCAGCGGCTGGGGTACAGATCCTGCGGGTGGCCCACGAAGCGCTGAGCAACGCGCGCAAACACGGCACAGCCCAAGCGGTGAACGTCAGCATGGAACGCGACGCCGGCCACGTAGGCGTCACGATCTCGGACGACGGGCGCGGGTTCGACGCGGACATGGTGAAACCCGGGTCTGACGGTCACTTCGGCCTGCTCTTCATGCGCGAACGCATCGAGAAGGTTGGTGGATCGCTGATGGTCGACTCCAGCGCCGGATCGGGCACCGTCGTCAGGATCTGTCTGCCTCTCCGCGATCGAGTGGAGGAATCGACATGA
- a CDS encoding response regulator transcription factor, whose amino-acid sequence MRVLLADDNRLMLEGLQNLMEAHGIEVAGTAADGQEAVARARELKPDIILMDICMPRCDGLTATRLIKAEMPDARIVVLTTSAEDNDLFEAVKSGACGYLIKSINTEELIEALEQAQHGVPPFSPGLAARLLAEFGRLARQAPGESEATPAESEARPGHGLTPRHIQVLELVSRGQSYKEVGARLRLSSRTVKYHMAEIMARLHLENRAQVLAYAGRCGLIGNATRDK is encoded by the coding sequence ATGAGAGTGCTGCTCGCCGATGACAACCGCCTGATGCTGGAGGGCCTCCAGAATCTGATGGAAGCTCACGGAATCGAGGTGGCCGGTACGGCGGCGGACGGTCAGGAGGCCGTCGCCCGGGCGCGAGAGCTGAAGCCGGACATCATCCTGATGGACATCTGCATGCCGCGCTGCGATGGCCTGACGGCGACCCGTCTCATCAAGGCCGAGATGCCGGACGCCAGGATTGTCGTCCTGACGACCTCGGCCGAGGACAACGACCTCTTCGAGGCGGTCAAGTCGGGAGCCTGCGGCTACCTGATCAAGAGCATCAATACGGAGGAACTGATCGAAGCCCTCGAGCAGGCGCAGCACGGCGTGCCCCCGTTTTCGCCCGGGCTCGCCGCCAGGCTCCTGGCGGAGTTCGGCCGTCTCGCCCGGCAGGCCCCCGGAGAGTCCGAGGCCACGCCAGCGGAGTCCGAGGCTCGTCCCGGCCACGGCCTCACGCCCCGGCATATCCAGGTGCTGGAGCTCGTGTCGCGTGGCCAGTCCTACAAAGAGGTCGGCGCCCGCCTCCGGCTGAGCTCGCGGACCGTCAAGTACCACATGGCCGAGATCATGGCGCGGCTTCATCTGGAGAACCGCGCCCAGGTGCTCGCCTATGCTGGGCGCTGCGGCCTGATTGGGAACGCGACACGCGATAAATAG